AAAGGTTTTCTGTTGCTATAAACTGAGAAAATACTAGTGTATATTAACAGAGGCTGTTTTAAAATGCCTGGTTTAATTTCAGCTCTAAAAGTGTTTAgcagcacttcttttttttctgtcaaggatATCCTTTTGTAGAAACTGTAACATAGactttttcatttattaaaatttaattacTCAGAGATTAACTTTATCCTGAGTATACAGTTTAATTTTACCCTCTGACATAGGAAAGGTGGAGTCTTAACTTAACTTCTAGCTGTCAAACATTATTTTTCTAGTCAAAGCTAATCTCTTGTGTCTCAGTTGAGTCAGTGGAGAGGGGTGAATTCTCCAGAGAAACagtctctctcttccctcttttagTGTAGTGGCTATAGAGAACTAGCTTAAACTAAATAGCCTTCTAAAATGTAGGTAATGTGGAGTGAAAAGAATTCCATCTTTTCTTGATAAAAGCAAAAACttggaaaagttttcttttatcCACCTctaacttttttcttcccttcccctccccctcagGGAAGCTTATGCtataggaaagaaggaaaagcctCCTTTCTTACCAGAGGAACCATCCTCCTCCTCAGAAGAAGATGATCCTATTCCGGATGAGTTGTTATGTCTGATTTGCAAAGATATAATGAACGATGCGGTTGTTATTCCCTGCTGTGGAAACAGTTATTGTGACGAATGTAAGTATTTACTCCAACGTTTGTTTATTCAGAACATCAAATCTGATCTTGTGAAAGCAGAAATAGGAGCTAATTTTTTTGTTACCAGCTCTATTTAATACTTAAGTATACCGTATTGGGAAAGGACTCCCTTGatataaagaagaagaaagggcGGCTTCTTTGCCTTCTTGAAAAATTAGTTGAATGCTTTTTACATGGAAAAGAATGAGTATGAGAAGAGTACACAATTCTGCAGCTCATTACAGTACTAAATATTTAACGTGTAGTTTGTCTCCAGCCCTTCTCTCTTGCTGTATAAAATATTACTATTATGTATTCAACCCTGATGATTTACTGTGGACTGAAAGAGGATAGTTAGGCATTTAATCCAAATTCTTCTTAAAGGGACAGTTGTTTTAAACCTTTAGGACCCAAACTTactgatgctttttaaaaatgtattttatcattAATTTTGAGGTTGGTAACTTTTACTATACCAGATAGTGGGAAAAAGACTAGTCAAAACAGCAAGAACACAGCCTGTTCTACATCTTCAAATGTTAGGATTGTAAAATGTCAAAAATGTGTACTTATTTGCTCTATACTATACCTTTTTTACACTTTTAAACATTTACAGCTTTATGCTCTCAATTCAAGACCATGTTCACCTATTGATTGTGCACGTGTTTTTATAGTTATAACCCCCCAAAATCTATTAGTTTggcaaaaaatatatttgattCTAATTATTCACAGGTATCAGAACAGCACTATTGGAATCTGAGGAACATACCTGTCCGACTTGTCATCAAACAGATGTTTCTCCTGATGCTTTAATTGCCAACAAGTTTCTACGCCAGGTAACAAGATCTCTTTTATGTGAACTGTTTGTAAGAAAAGTCTATTTGTAAATAGctgagggaaaataaaataataatttgtctTCTTGAGTAAGGCTAATAATAGGTAAAGTATCTGAAAAGTAAATTTAAAGAGGCTTATGACCTTTACACGCAGACCTGGAAACTTTTGGTCGCGTTTTTGTTTAATAATGATTGCCTCACTTTCACATTGAGTGGTAGCACTAGGCTTGAAATCAAGCAGTTTAAACACTGATATTAGTGATCAGTAACTCTATGAAAGGTACTTGTTTTTAATGTGATGCATTCATATATCTGTATGTTGATTTATTTTAGGATTGATAGCATTTAAAGGAGTACACAAGTAATCTTattctgtgaaggctgaagtTTTACATGAGTCTTTCAtaaatttttttctgcctctaGGCCGTGAACAACTTCAAAAATGAAACTGGGTACACAAAGAGGCTCCGTAAGCAGattcagcagcaacagcagcagcagccacctccaccaccaccaccaccacccccaccccccctaATGAGACAAACAATAACACGCAACCTGCAGCCTCTACTCAGGCCAACAATTTCCAGACAGCAGGATCCACTAATGATTCCATTAGCTGCTCTGTCTTctcattctgctgctgctttgtcaTTGGCTCCTGGGCAGTCATCTTTGGCAGCTGCTCTGCCAGTAAATCCGTCTTCTGCCGCTGTCTCTGATCTCCCTCCAGCAGTGTCCCTATCTCTCCGCTCTGAAAAGCCAGATGGACCTTTTCAGTAAGTAAATCTGTAGGTCAACACAAATAGAAAACACATCAAAACACTTAAGTTATATTCTCCCTCTTGAGCTTCTCATGTAGCTATTTATAAATCATTAGTGACAGTTCCCAGTAGTTGTGGAAgttctgttttttctcatcttttattGCTTTGAATGAGGACACTTGATAAGTTGGAAGTGTGCCTCACATAAGAACATTCTCAAAAGTTTCTTATTTGATTCCCTATCAGACATTCAGTACCGGCTTATCCTGTAAtaggaacttttttttccagtagtcctttgatatatatatattttttaattcctaaagTAACCATTTAGTTACCATCCAATTGTTAAGTGTTCTTGATTCTATTAATTTCTCTTTATTAGCGAAGAAATTGTGTTTTCATGGAAAGTGTAAAAGCACATTTGTAGGTAAAATTGACCAGATGTATTCACATTACCTTTTTCTAAAACAGTTCTATCATCAGTATTGTAAGTCAGAATCATCCTCAGTAATATACATAGTCTAGCCATGACCCATACAGATTTGGATGTAATCATTATTTAAATCATTCTTTAAAAACCATGTGAATTTCCAGTATTTACAAACATAAAACTCTGACTGCAACCCAGCGAAGTCATGTGAAAATATATTGTAAGGAACTATTTGAACTATTGTTTAAGGTTTATAACCTTTCAGTTTTGTGGACTGAATGCTAATAGCTCCTCTGTCCAGAAGACTGTCAGGCTCAGTTTTACTGTGGAATAGAAAGGGCCACAATTCAAAAGAACCTCTAAGGCAATCTCTAAGCTAGCTTATAAACATTTCCAAATAGAATTTCAGTTCTTACATCTTCCAGAACTGAGGTTCAGTGTGTAGGTTATACATGCTCTAAGCCTTGCATTTGCAACTAGCTTAATAAAATACTTTTCTCGTGACCTTTCTCTTTAAATGTTAGTAATCCAAATGGACTTTTTCAGTGCTTCATTTGTAATCAGCTAACTTTACATATGTAAATCTGTtctaagattatttttaatgtatactTTCATTTACAATAGTCTTCTCTTAccttgcattttatatttttcagtaGCATTTTAAAACACTAGATTTGACtaataaaacttttttcctaGTGATGCTGATGTTATACCTCCTGCTGCTCTTGTGACTGCCTCTGAACTTGTTAAATCATCTTCTGTTCTGTCAATCAGCAGTTTGATGGAAGAGAAggtaaattttatttcagcatataTAGTGATTCCTGTATTTTAGTAGAGCTTAGTTTCTAACTGTTTGCATTTATTCACAAGGGCTATCAGGTTCCTGTACTAAGACAACCAGCATTACAAAGTCTTCTAGGCTCACAAGGACAATCAATACCCACAACTGGTAAGTATCTGCCACTtgagaatttcttttaaaaaattatcttcATAGAAActgaataggattttttttaactctttcccCCTCATCCCTCCAAAAGGTCAGCCAATGAGAGCCAGTACAGTACGCTCagcaggcagcaggccaggctgggAACCGTAAGTACATTCTACAGAAATTCAATATATTAGTACTCATAACCTGTTGATTAGACAGTTACACACAACATAACAGATGATTTGTAATGCAATAAGTATGCACATGTAgttatggaaaaaaacaagtggtaattaatttttaaatgctttagtcTGAATTAGCCCTAACAAAGGGGGATCTGTGCTCTCAGTAAGACTATTTAAAAGAAAGCTCCAGTGTATAATTGAAAAGTTACtctgaaaaattagaaaatttCAAGGAACCCatagatttaaaaattaaatataattaaaacattAGGTGGAGAGCCACCCTTTTGATTACCAGCTGAATAGGGCTGAAGAAATTGATTTCCCATTAGAAATAAGCCTCCAACACTGTGTTTAACAATGTAGTTAATACTGATTGAGCAAATTATTGAAAAGTCCGCCTGTTATCTTGCAACAATTTGAAATTTCTTCAGCTTAGTCTTCTTGAACAGCCaagctgctttctctcagttGGAGTGAGAGTCAGTTTTACCTATTACTACAGTGTCAAGTTTGTCCGTCTTTCTGGGATATATTTGTTATAGATAGGTTATAAGGATGTATTATGTTTTATAAGCTCTTaaagataaagcaaaacaaaacaggatcCATCCCACAGATAATCTAAAATATCAAATTCAGTAAGCAAGAAAGTAGCAATTTGGGGACAAGAACAGGCCAAATGCATCATCATGAGGACAACAACATAGGAAGTCTTTATGGAAGAAGTTAGAAGAAGTTCAAGAGAAGAATAGTTAATATTTGTGCAGTACTTTGAAGATCAGAAGTGTGAAGTATTAAGTATATCAAGGAGTGGCAGAGGAGCGGTGGGCGCTTGGCACATGGGAAATGGGAGTCTATTTTAAGCATAGGCAGCCTCCATCCACAGTTGCAAAGCTGAGtatgaggagagaagactgagggaaCTGTTGGGGGTGAGGATGTTGAAAGCCAAGTATGAGGAACAAGAAATGAGTATAGTCTCAAAtgaacagaaagcagggagaaaaatgcttattttgaaaACAAGAAGTGCTTACCACCATGCTCCCACTTCGTTCGCTTTCCTATTTAAGATCAGGGCAGAGTGTAACAAACAGTGACACATGTTTTTGGGTTTCTTTAGAAGTTCAAATCGAGGACGCCCGCATAGTGAACGTACACAAAGGACTCAGGCCCCAACACTACCAGCATCAACACCAGTCTTTGTGCCTGTGCCTCCACCTCCCTTGTATCCTCCACCTCCCCATGCACTTCCTCTTCCACCGGGGGTACCACCACCACAGTTTCCTCCTCAGTTTCCACCTGGTCAGCCTCCATCTGCTGGGTACACTGTCCCCCCTCCAGGATATCCCCCAGCTCCTGCAAACATGTCATCAGCTTGGGTACCAACAGCAGTACCAACGGCTCATTCAAATACCATCCCAACGACACAAGCACCTCCTTTATCTAGGGAGGAGTTTTACAGAGAACAACGGAGACTTAAAGAGGAGTAAGTATTTGGCTCAATGAAGTTgcgttatttttcatttttgtatttcaatAGCATATCGGACTGCAGTTACACTAAAGTGCATCTGGCATAAGCAAAAATGAcatataaagcatttttttccagtataCTTTTTCATTGCAGATGGTAAACATGCAAAGCTAAAGCAAGACAAATGTAATTCTAAAACTTTCCCTAAAAACTCATAGGAATTCTAAACTGTTTTTGCTTAAATAGGATGTTCACCTTTTGCATTTGCATGCAATATACATTTTCTCATATTGGCCATGTTTTGTTTCTTGATGTCTTTTTGTAATAAAGGTCAAACTATAATTGTAATAAAGGTCAAACTTATtttaacagggaaaagaaaaagtccaAACTTGATGAGTTTACAAATGATTTTGCTAAGGAATTGATGGAATATAAAAAGATTCAAAAGGAGCGTAGGCGTTCGTTTTCCAGGTAACTGCTTTACATGTCCGTAATGGAGAAGCAGATTGTCTAGAAGAATGAGAAGGAGTTCCACTCCACCTCTCTATCTTTAGATGGATTGGATGATTCGAGGGATAAGCAGTGACAGGAGTTTCATATGTAGGTTACTAGCTCAAGTACGGCAGAGATTACAATTGACTGATAGCTATAATTTGGCAGCAGTTGTTAAGGAACAGGTGTCTTTATTAGTAAAGCATCTCTATAATGACATCCTTCACCTCCTGACAATCTTGAGGAGGCTAAAAACTGGATAGATGTTGTTGCTGGATTTTCTTCGTCTCCCTAATTCTGATTGTAACCAACCAAAGCACTTCGGAGGAGATACGAGAGAAATTGTCTTccgttttctctttgtttatctgATGTAGACACATGGAAAGATTTTTATCCTGGACTGCAAACTGGTGGCTTTCACTAGTGTTTTGTTGACATTGTTAAATTTTTTGTAGGAATTAAAAGATCTGACTTCTTTTTTTATGAAATCTTAAATTGTTAAATTGTTGAAGGACTTGTGAGAGGAAGAACGATGCTAATGAGCATGTGTGGAATAATGTGAAATGGTTCTTGTCAAGGAAAATACTCAGGGTAGTCAACATTTTATATCCAAAAAAATCACTTGGGCATCAGTCTGAATAGTTCTCCATTACTAAATGTCATTAATATCATTCTAAGAGTAAGTGTTGAATCATAGTATTACTAGAGGCTGAGTTTGAAAACTTTTAGATATGATTTTACTTGCATTGAGGTCGCTGTCCTTGGTTTGAGCTAGAGATATGTGCAGAACTTTGCTAGGACATCTAGCTAGAAGTGTTGATCCAGTAGTACTGTATGTAACATTGCAGTACAAAGTATTACACATCTTTCCATAAATTGCCAAATAAGCAGTAAAGTTAAATTGACTGAGCTAGCATTTTAAAACTTAGCTTTACTGCCTTCAGACTAAATCATGTTCTGTTGATGCTTGGTACTGCACTGTAGCCATTAAGACTTGCTCTTTTTGCATCTTACTGCAACAAAAATGATTTGCACAGCATGTGGTTGCTGACTAGTGAAAAATTTGTGCATTCTTGTACCAGTAGAGGCCAGTATACACCACCTTAAATCAATCAGTAGATATGGTAGTTAATATGATAGAAGTGAGTGGAATTAGACGTactcttcctgtatgtttttacACTAACAAAGCAGCAGCTGTTCTGTCTTGTAAGCAGAAACTTTTACATATTATCAAGTTCTTCAATTTGCAGTAGCATTATGTCAGCAGCTGAAAGAAGCTTTGACATAAGcatatggagagagagaaaaaaaacaaaaaccaaatttgagaggaaaaaaagttgggGTGAGCAACTGTTTTGAAttaacttcatttattttttttgtattgtgttttttttaaggtcCAAGTCTCCCTATAGTGCTTCATCTTACTCTAGAAGTTCATATACCTACTCCAAGTCAAGATCAGGTTCTTCCCGCTCCCGCTCCTACTCTCGGTCGTTTAGTCGTTCCCATTCACGTTCCTACTCACGATCACCTCCGTATCCAAGAAGAGGCAAAGGAAAAAGTCGTAACTATCGTTCTAGGTCAAGGTCACATGGTTATCACCGCTCGAGGTCAAGATCACCACCGTATAGAAGATACCATTCACGATCAAGGTCTCCAATATTTAGAGGCcagtctcccaccaaaaggactATACCacaaggggaaggagaaagggagtaTTTTAACAGGTACAGAGAAGTTCCACCGTATGATATGAAAGCTTACTATGGCCGATCTGTTGATTTTAGAGAtccatttgaaaaagaaagatacaGAGAATGGGAAAGGAATTATAGAGAATGGTATGAGAAGTTTTACAAGGGCTATGCTGTTGGAGCTCAACCTCGACCTCCAGTAAATAGAGAGAACTTTTCTCCAGAGAGGTTTGGTCCACCTGGAGCCAGACGAGAGAATTCACCATACACTCGGGGACGTAGGGAGGATTATGCTGGTGGGCAAAGCCATAGAAATCGAAATATAGGTGGAAATTACCCTGAAAAACCTTCTGGAAGAGAGAGCCATGGCATCAAAGATCCtacaaaatcaaaagaaaaggaGGTGGAAAATCCACTGGGAGATGGCAAGGGAAATAAACATAAAAAACACCGAAAGAGAAGAAAAGGCGATGAAAACGAAGGATTTCCCAATGCTGAGTTGTTAGAAGGTGCAAGAAAACCAAGAGAACCAGTTACAGCAGAAGACATCAAAGCAGACTCTCTGTTCATGCTCCCCAGTAGAGATGATGCTACCCCTGTGAGAGATGAACCTATGGAAGCAGATTCTATTGCTTTTAAACCAGtgtctgaaaaggagaaaaaagagaaagataagcCAAAAGCAAAAGTTGACAAGACAAAACGGAAAGCAGAAGTAGCTGTTCCTCCTAAGAAAGACAGTATAATAAAACCAACTaaagcttcccaggagaaggtaGACACTGATCGTGAAAAATCTCCTCGAACAGAACCTCCTGCGAAAAAAGCGAAGGAGGAGTTGCCAAAGACAGACAGTGTTAAAACATCCTCATCTCAAAAGGACGAGAAGACTCTTGGTACACCACGGAAAGTTCATCCAAAAGTGACAAAAGATCACCCAGAAACCAGACCAGCCAAGGAAGAAAAGACCAAGAAAGATCATCCAAAAGAAATCAAGTCAGAGAAGCCCTCCAACAAAgatgaaaagtcaaaaaaaacagttgaaaaaaGCAAGCCTTCTGATGCAaaacctgaaaaaagaaaaagaaaggcagatGAAAAGGTTGATAAAGAACACGAAGCCACTTCCATAAAGGCCTCTAAACCAGAAACTGCTGAATCAAAAACGTCACCAAAGGGGAAGACTGAGCCTGATGGtgaaaaaacagagagaactCCGGAAAAGGATAAATCTGCTTTTCTGACCACCCCTGCAAAAAAGATTAAACTTAACCGAGAAACCGGCAAAAAGATTGTGAGTGGAGAAAATGTACCACCTGCAAAAGAACCTGCTGAGAAACCTGAGCCAAGCAGCAGCAAAGTTAAACAAgaaaaagtgaaaggaaaagtgagaagaaaagtAACAGCAGCTGATGGATCTAGTTCAACTCTCGTAGATTATACCAGGTACCTTactatttttcctgtttcttttctcatcccccccccccccgcccactaCAAAAATGTTAAATCTTTATGGTGACTAATGAAAGGAGCAGCTAAATCCATTCTAAATGAGTGTTTGAATAACCTGTGAGCTGTTTCATCAAACTGTAATTGGGTCAAATCTAATTTTGTTGAAGAAAAGCAGTCTGTTTGTACTACATAGAAAACTGATAAGGTTAATTCATAGGTGATGGGTTTGACCCTTGTttctgggacttttttctcttatttgttACCCTGTTGGATGAAGTTATTTGACTCTTTGAGGTGAAGAGGATGGATTGATGTCCCCTCTTTGTCTTCCCTCAAATCCAGCTTACTCTAAAGACAAGGATAACAATCCACATCTATATCATGCAATACGTTAATTTTTAGAATTTCCAAGGTATTATAGTGATATACTTCGGTTGGTATGACACCGAATTATACCTTGCAGAAAAACCAGCTCAGTTGCCAGTACTGTGTATTGATTTTTAACTTTGAGGGCAGTACCATGTTGACACAGCAGCACTGTGTCCAGCCCAATACCAGCTTTTCTGGCATTTACCTTGGAGAGAGCTCTACTATATTCCATTGTGTGGCATGTGAAACCAAAGTGATCTAGTGTGAAGTTATTACTTACATTTCAGTGGCTAAAGAAGCAGGACAAAGCAAATTCAAAACATGTAAGATATTGTTGGGGACGTAAGATACTGTTTGGGTATTCTAAGaagttttaaaaacacatttttctgaagGAGAACTTGGGGACATGAGGGTAAAACAGTTTGGCTGGACAAATTTCTCATTCCACTGATGCTTGCTTCTGTGGTGAAACAAGAATGTATATCTAATCTATCTACCATTGGTAGAAATAGGACATCAAGGAATTACCAGATCAGACAGTCCCCAATCTGATAATCTTGTGTCTCTGTTAATTAAATATGTAGTAGGAAGATACTAAATGAATTGATTGCTCATAATCTTAGCCAGTGGACTCATCCTTTCTCTTGTCTCTTGCTTTAATTGAACATGTTTTGAAAAAATGCTGAAGACTTAGAATTTAAACGAAGGGCATTTTATAAAATGTATCATACAGTTAAGAAAAGATGGCTGTGCTTGCATCTTACTCCTTATTgatgtatgcttttttttcttcttcttagcaCTAGTTCTACTGGAGGAAGCCCTGTTAGAAAGTCTGAAGAAAAGCCAGATACAAAACGAACTGTTATTAAGACCATGGAAGAGTATAATAATGATATAACTGCCCCTGCTGAAGACGTCATTATTATGATCCAGGTCCCTCAATCAAAGTGGGATAAAGATGACTTTGAGTCCGAAGAGGAAGACATTAAATCTACCCAGGTACCCTCAAATGTAGGAAAACCTGCTAGTGTTGTAAAAAATGTAAGTGCTAAGCCCCCAAACCCTGTGAAACACAA
This region of Apteryx mantelli isolate bAptMan1 chromosome 16, bAptMan1.hap1, whole genome shotgun sequence genomic DNA includes:
- the RBBP6 gene encoding E3 ubiquitin-protein ligase RBBP6 isoform X3; translation: MSCVHYKFSSKLNYDTVTFDGLHISLCDLKRQIMGREKLKAADCDLQITNAQTKEEYTDDNALIPKNSSVIVRRIPIGGVKATSKTYVMTPKSHKILETAFRSRTEPVSGTSKATANLAEANASEEDKIKAMMSQSGHEYDPINYMKKPLGPPPPSYTCFRCGKPGHYIKNCPTNGDKNFESVPRIKKSTGIPRSFMMEVKDPNTKGAMLTNTGKYAIPTIDAEAYAIGKKEKPPFLPEEPSSSSEEDDPIPDELLCLICKDIMNDAVVIPCCGNSYCDECIRTALLESEEHTCPTCHQTDVSPDALIANKFLRQAVNNFKNETGYTKRLRKQIQQQQQQQPPPPPPPPPPPPLMRQTITRNLQPLLRPTISRQQDPLMIPLAALSSHSAAALSLAPGQSSLAAALPVNPSSAAVSDLPPAVSLSLRSEKPDGPFHDADVIPPAALVTASELVKSSSVLSISSLMEEKGYQVPVLRQPALQSLLGSQGQSIPTTGQPMRASTVRSAGSRPGWEPSSNRGRPHSERTQRTQAPTLPASTPVFVPVPPPPLYPPPPHALPLPPGVPPPQFPPQFPPGQPPSAGYTVPPPGYPPAPANMSSAWVPTAVPTAHSNTIPTTQAPPLSREEFYREQRRLKEEEKKKSKLDEFTNDFAKELMEYKKIQKERRRSFSRSKSPYSASSYSRSSYTYSKSRSGSSRSRSYSRSFSRSHSRSYSRSPPYPRRGKGKSRNYRSRSRSHGYHRSRSRSPPYRRYHSRSRSPIFRGQSPTKRTIPQGEGEREYFNRYREVPPYDMKAYYGRSVDFRDPFEKERYREWERNYREWYEKFYKGYAVGAQPRPPVNRENFSPERFGPPGARRENSPYTRGRREDYAGGQSHRNRNIGGNYPEKPSGRESHGIKDPTKSKEKEVENPLGDGKGNKHKKHRKRRKGDENEGFPNAELLEGARKPREPVTAEDIKADSLFMLPSRDDATPVRDEPMEADSIAFKPVSEKEKKEKDKPKAKVDKTKRKAEVAVPPKKDSIIKPTKASQEKVDTDREKSPRTEPPAKKAKEELPKTDSVKTSSSQKDEKTLGTPRKVHPKVTKDHPETRPAKEEKTKKDHPKEIKSEKPSNKDEKSKKTVEKSKPSDAKPEKRKRKADEKVDKEHEATSIKASKPETAESKTSPKGKTEPDGEKTERTPEKDKSAFLTTPAKKIKLNRETGKKIVSGENVPPAKEPAEKPEPSSSKVKQEKVKGKVRRKVTAADGSSSTLVDYTSTSSTGGSPVRKSEEKPDTKRTVIKTMEEYNNDITAPAEDVIIMIQVPQSKWDKDDFESEEEDIKSTQVPSNVGKPASVVKNVSAKPPNPVKHNEKEAEPLEKTQKTTKEASYESSQHDAKGSKSSMSNEKGKTKDRDHSLSDKDTSEKRKSSVQPEKDHSERGTEQGNGKNISQSSKESRSSEKHDTGRGSTAKDFTPNRDKKSDHDSNRDHSSSKRRDEKSELARRKDSPSRNRESTSGQKSKPRDERAEPSKKSTGDSKRSSYSPPRDRRQSDHKAAHDSKRSLEEHKPPDKNSGKEKEKHVSEVKSNKEKEPGGNKPSLRLESPDAKNEKENVTGQNDKSIIKPKPQVSNSSRLSSDLTRETDEAAFVPDYNESDSESNVSAKDEETAGKNSKEPKEKPVDKVKEETAAPTADQPDASRSQSQSSPSVSRSRSQSPSESQTRSHSSSASSGESQDSKKKKKKKDKKKHKKHKKHKKHKKHAGNESELEKSQKHKHKKKKSKKSKDKEKDDQKVKSVTI
- the RBBP6 gene encoding E3 ubiquitin-protein ligase RBBP6 isoform X1, with the translated sequence MSCVHYKFSSKLNYDTVTFDGLHISLCDLKRQIMGREKLKAADCDLQITNAQTKEEYTDDNALIPKNSSVIVRRIPIGGVKATSKTYVMTPKSHKILETAFRSRTEPVSGTSKAIDDSSASISLAQLTKTANLAEANASEEDKIKAMMSQSGHEYDPINYMKKPLGPPPPSYTCFRCGKPGHYIKNCPTNGDKNFESVPRIKKSTGIPRSFMMEVKDPNTKGAMLTNTGKYAIPTIDAEAYAIGKKEKPPFLPEEPSSSSEEDDPIPDELLCLICKDIMNDAVVIPCCGNSYCDECIRTALLESEEHTCPTCHQTDVSPDALIANKFLRQAVNNFKNETGYTKRLRKQIQQQQQQQPPPPPPPPPPPPLMRQTITRNLQPLLRPTISRQQDPLMIPLAALSSHSAAALSLAPGQSSLAAALPVNPSSAAVSDLPPAVSLSLRSEKPDGPFHDADVIPPAALVTASELVKSSSVLSISSLMEEKGYQVPVLRQPALQSLLGSQGQSIPTTGQPMRASTVRSAGSRPGWEPSSNRGRPHSERTQRTQAPTLPASTPVFVPVPPPPLYPPPPHALPLPPGVPPPQFPPQFPPGQPPSAGYTVPPPGYPPAPANMSSAWVPTAVPTAHSNTIPTTQAPPLSREEFYREQRRLKEEEKKKSKLDEFTNDFAKELMEYKKIQKERRRSFSRSKSPYSASSYSRSSYTYSKSRSGSSRSRSYSRSFSRSHSRSYSRSPPYPRRGKGKSRNYRSRSRSHGYHRSRSRSPPYRRYHSRSRSPIFRGQSPTKRTIPQGEGEREYFNRYREVPPYDMKAYYGRSVDFRDPFEKERYREWERNYREWYEKFYKGYAVGAQPRPPVNRENFSPERFGPPGARRENSPYTRGRREDYAGGQSHRNRNIGGNYPEKPSGRESHGIKDPTKSKEKEVENPLGDGKGNKHKKHRKRRKGDENEGFPNAELLEGARKPREPVTAEDIKADSLFMLPSRDDATPVRDEPMEADSIAFKPVSEKEKKEKDKPKAKVDKTKRKAEVAVPPKKDSIIKPTKASQEKVDTDREKSPRTEPPAKKAKEELPKTDSVKTSSSQKDEKTLGTPRKVHPKVTKDHPETRPAKEEKTKKDHPKEIKSEKPSNKDEKSKKTVEKSKPSDAKPEKRKRKADEKVDKEHEATSIKASKPETAESKTSPKGKTEPDGEKTERTPEKDKSAFLTTPAKKIKLNRETGKKIVSGENVPPAKEPAEKPEPSSSKVKQEKVKGKVRRKVTAADGSSSTLVDYTSTSSTGGSPVRKSEEKPDTKRTVIKTMEEYNNDITAPAEDVIIMIQVPQSKWDKDDFESEEEDIKSTQVPSNVGKPASVVKNVSAKPPNPVKHNEKEAEPLEKTQKTTKEASYESSQHDAKGSKSSMSNEKGKTKDRDHSLSDKDTSEKRKSSVQPEKDHSERGTEQGNGKNISQSSKESRSSEKHDTGRGSTAKDFTPNRDKKSDHDSNRDHSSSKRRDEKSELARRKDSPSRNRESTSGQKSKPRDERAEPSKKSTGDSKRSSYSPPRDRRQSDHKAAHDSKRSLEEHKPPDKNSGKEKEKHVSEVKSNKEKEPGGNKPSLRLESPDAKNEKENVTGQNDKSIIKPKPQVSNSSRLSSDLTRETDEAAFVPDYNESDSESNVSAKDEETAGKNSKEPKEKPVDKVKEETAAPTADQPDASRSQSQSSPSVSRSRSQSPSESQTRSHSSSASSGESQDSKKKKKKKDKKKHKKHKKHKKHKKHAGNESELEKSQKHKHKKKKSKKSKDKEKDDQKVKSVTI